The Struthio camelus isolate bStrCam1 chromosome W, bStrCam1.hap1, whole genome shotgun sequence sequence gcgggcaggcagcatgggtgaacgtggggctggtgcccaaggaagaggggagagcggcgaaggtggtgggagggagaggaggagagaggagaggctgcttgggagggggaatggagagccagggtgggtgtgaagggctggagtcgggcaaggcagaggtgaggtggcgctggaaggagaaaggtttctgtaagtccccgggaggctaaggagagtgtgggcgagtgtctgcctgggtccgggggggtagcgaggagggattgggaagaggctgaggtaccgggtgcctgttgtgtgccagttgttgttggtaaggcttgtcctcggggcctcgcaggtgcgtgaggccgtttggagagcgtgtgggagcaaaggtgtgtccacggtaggagaagaaagagggtaggggtcccttaaggcccgtgggcatgcgggagtgcctgtgagcgcatgggatgcgcccgcgggtgttgcaggaggcgttttggtgtttttgggtagccgctgtgcctcgctgttgcaaggtgctgtgcatcaggggaggttgctgctgagtggcaaaagggcggggtcgccactgtgttggagaagggcaagagggaggacgcagggaagtggaggccggtgagactgaggccagtggctgggctgtttctggaggaggtttgtctgggcaggtgtttctgaagagctgagtgctgtggaggtgagcgggaggagggagcctgcgttttccacgggcagatgctgcgtgagtggggtggtagctgggcatgaggaggtgagtggtgggcggtgttgagcagggtagagcagtggacgttgcacgcggcgatttttggaaaggcctttgtcagaggctggcctcttttggctagcggcagctcggctcggtgcgctctgcctaggttagggcggagaggggtgtgacgagaaggggaacgcggctctccggagagctgcggtcaggggtgcagcgtgctgttggcaggcagtaactggtgggggggccgggtgggggggtgggtgggtgttggcgccagagctgtttgatgcgtgcgttgccgccgtggttgatgggaaggctgcgctccgaggacagttgtggctgccggagaggtgtcggagtggagcggtcattgggccggagggcagggctgctcctgatgggggggggttgggaggggggacggacctggagaggcgggagaagtaacccgtgtggcgggaagctgctgaagttgcagaagggccagcgcaaggtcttgcgcgtgggatggcctgagcggctgcccccgtacagaagatgtccgagactcgtctggacacggcggtgagctccccgatgtcctgaagagccgcctggaggcgggagttgggctcggtgaggcctggaggtggcttccaactggaacgatcgctctatgattctttgaggcccacgacacccaagtttttacaaaaggtctttatttgccttgaataaataggggaataaatagagcaatacaattgtcataataaatagaataagttaaataaataggtgtattttggggggttggggagtggcgggggcagcgtgagggcgtcggcaagttgctggcagcagctggttgcctcggagagagaggggagtcggcagtgcagcaggcgagatgcgttggtgggcacgaagtagtggggtggctcgcgttgtccctgggtctgtgcgtggggtctctgcgttccccgttggtgggtgcctttggggagcagccgtgggtgtggggcgcgcaggggcacgttggtgcgtggggtgccgaagcgtggccgttgccacggtcgtggtgctgctgggctctgcgtggtgctggaggaggtggcggaggtggcttggtgcgggtgttgtggggggagggggggcaggcgaggcgggtgttgtgggagtgagggtccctgggtgagggtgcgggtattgggtgaggggggcgtggatgcgcggttgcggtgaggaggcgttgtggctaatctgccagggtgcgggtgaggttgtggatgcgctggaaggaggcgcgagcttcgaggccgactttgtcccaggcgcaggggctgtggtggtttgtgcggaggaagtcctggatgcgccggaagtacccgttgatggtgagccaggcgttgcggggcccttggcttttgacatccgcgtcggcgcgagggaggcattgctggaggagttggatttggtcgtggagctggttgaggagctgttggtgggcttggctgtcccagtgcgcgggggtgttttcgttgctgagagtggtgaagaggtgctggaggacgcggaggatggcggcggtggcttgttgtggggactggattgccaggagggtgtcggggaaggggaaaggtgggtcgtgttgggcgcagggctgaggcgggctgggagccatggcgtggaggagctggaggctgtcccagttgaaggtgctctgttgggtgcgaaggttggcgcatctgagggccgcgctgagagcgggcaggaggagcaggaggaccggggtgctgtgccgcaggcaggggtgtcgggttgcgggcacagccatggtggtgtgtccggttgtccggtggtggtgccgccgtgcgggaggatcgtgagcgtgggtcgtgttggcgagtgctgtgcttgcggctgtgctgtgcgtccggctttatgtggtgccgcatctttccctttggcgttttctagttgcgaagaatttcctgctctcgttttccgttttggtttgtggctgtggtggcttttgcggtgtttgtgggagtgcgcttgtgggtctgtcgtggtggtgctgttgatgttttgggggcagcccgtttgggggaggctgtgtgttgtcttgttgtgtttccgtgggggatatgaaagtgcctgtggccgcggcctttggggcagctgtgctgagggtgtgtttgagggttttccttttgccttgccgttgtggtcccgtgcccgctttgcgcgtttgaatttctccatctCCCAAACTCTTGTTTTCTTGATGCCGTGTCGtcgcctggtgcagaggacaggttgtgTTAGTGGAGGTGGCTCGTGGCCTAGTGCAGTTGAGCTTTTCGTATCTCCAGTGCTAGACATTCCTACAGCCTTTTCAATCCCTCTTCCCATCCCATATCACcctttgtataaaaataataattttttttgtatcttttttgaaTTCCCAGTGTTCTGAATTGTATTTTTAACTCTCATCCTTTTcgttttcatttcagtgttttctttgttcttgccTGAGGTGCTTGAAGAGAGCAGTATGGTCCCACTTGCCAGGGCTTCTAGGATATTTTTGGTTACAAGGGATCTCACAAGATCTCTGATGTGACCTGGCAGTTGAGTGTGCTTCAGAGGGGTCTTGCTATGTACCTGAATGTATTTGGTGCCgtatatttccttccttcctttccagctgCATGTAATATCccgttttacatatatattttagcaGTTTCCTTGTTGTGATGGAAGTGCATCCCTGTTGTGGCCCTGGCACTGAGCAGGGAGCACGGTGGCCTTCCACCATGCTGTGTTTGACATGCAGGTGGGGAGTCAGAGCAGGCTTAAATTTGGGTTTGTCCTGCCCTTGCTTCATTGGGGAGGGAAAAACACCTCAGGCAGAGGTTTTTGGGGTGGTGGCACTGGTGTTcagggggtgatggggcagctggTGCATTGGCAGCACTCTTAGCATAGAATGCTATAGCTTGCTGATCTGTGCTTGCTGGGTTGGGTAGGCCCTCATCACATGCTAGGGTGACTGCATTTGGGGGATCTTGCTTGTTACTAGCTGAGGATGTGTTtggatgaagaaagactgcgTTAACGTGATCTATGCTGCGAGGCAGGTCCCCAGTTGGCCCCGTAACCGCTGGTGTGTGAGCTCCAGCCTGACCAGGAGAGGTCCGGACAGGCCATGGGGAATGTAGATATCCAGGAACTATTTGGTGCCCACCTACTCCTTTGTTTGGTGTTTTGGGGCTTATTTGGGGCAACTGGTAGCATCAAGGTGCCACTGCTTGTCTAAACCACTGCAGGCCTTGATGGGTCCCCTCCTTGCTTCTTGGAGGTGAGCCTTGTCCATGCTGTGGTGTTGCTGAAAGACTTGGCTGGCCACAAGAGGTTTGGTTATGATGAAGTGGTTCTTCTGGTGTGTGCAGTGTAATTGGAGGTGGGTCTGGTGCATTGTGTCTGGGAGAGGGTTGGGAACGGAGCGGGAGTGTAGTGGGAGATGAAGAGAGCTTGGGACAGGCTGTGTTGAGGTTGCAAGCTGTGGATGCCCTGTGGTGGTTCTTGGGAAGGGGTAGCAGTTGTGAAGGAGAGGAGGCTATGGCAGTAAAGCCTTGAGCTGTGTGACCTGCGTTGAGTGGCGTGCACAATATGTGAGCAGAGCGGGCTTGAGGCATGAGAGCCATTTGCCTCAGCAGTCCCCAGATTGATTTGTGTTGTGATCCCTGTTGTGGGACAGGTGTCCTGTTGACTGCGTGGGTGTGGGCCCCCTTGAGCGGCTAGCTTCCGTGGGAGAGACCTGTGGGCTTAGTGGGACATGGTGAATGGTAGGGGTGAGGGTGAAGTTCCCAGCCATCTCCTTGGCTTTTAATAATGGGCTGGtgactgttttgggggggggttgcagtATCAGGGTCTTGTCCTTGATCAAACAGCCATGCCCCTTGGTGTAATTTTCCTACCTGCTTCTTGAAGGCTGGTTTTTGCCTGCCCTCCCTGCTTGGTGCCTAGGTCTTGCTGTGAGGTTGTGCTCAATGGGTTTTCAGGTCCTCCACTCGTTCCAGCCCAGAGGGCTGTTGGTCAAGGAGAGAGGCTTGCAtagagcaggctgcaggagggatgATCGTTCCTGCCTGCATTCATGGGTCTTGCCTTTCCCCATGTAATTTATTCACGATGACcaccttttatttttagaaaaggtctttatttccgtagaaagaataaataaataaataaataaataaagttctgTAATAAATAGTCATCGGAATCTGAGACTCTTCAGCAGTTGCCGTTGGGACCTTCCTCTTTATCAGAGGAGATCACAGTCCAGAAGGAGTGTAGAATGCCATGGGTAATAAATACTGCCCCTTTTTCCCATAGATTTCCTGTTATCCCTTGATCTGAAAAACGTCTGTTTATTCCTGTAGCTTCCTTTGCGTAGAAGTTGGGGCCATGGGGAGCGCAGGGTGTGGTATGGGTGCGTGAGTTGTGCCGCAGCCTGGCTCCCGCATGGTTGCGGTGCTGttgggctcagcactgtcatgcCCGTTTCCCAGGTTGCATGGAGCCatggctggaagagggctcagtgGTGCTGATAAAGCCCTGCCTTTGCTGTAGATGCCTCCTGTGGCTTGGTGGCTTCTGGCTTTCATTCAGGATAGACTTTGGACGAGGATGGgtttggagggagggagctgaCCGGCTTTCCATTCTCCGTGTAAGCTTGTCGATGCATTGGAAGCAGGCacgagcttcgaggccgactttgtcccaggcgcaggggctgtggtggtttgtgcggaggaagtcctggatgcgccggaagtacctgttgatggtgagccaggcgttgcggggcccttggcttttgacatccgcgccggcgcgagggaggcattgctggaggagttggatttggccgtggagctggttgaggagctgttggtgggcttggctgtcccagtgcgcgggggtgttttcgttgctgagagtggtgaagaggtgctggaggacgcggaggatggcggcggtggcttgttgtggggactggattgccaggagggtgtcggggaaggggaaaggtgggtcgtgttgggcgcagggctgaggcgggctgggagccatggcgtggaggagctggaggctgtcccagttgaaggtgctctgttgggtgcgaaggttggcgcatctgagggccgcgctgagagcgggcaggaggagcaggaggaccggggtgctgtgccgcaggcaggggtgtcgggttgcgggcgcagccatggtggtgtgtccggttgtccggtggtggtgccgccgtgcgggaggatcgtgagcgtgggtcgtgttggcgagtgctgtgcttgcggctgtgctgtgcgtccggctttatgtggtgccgcatctttctCTTCATCATCCTGTAGATGGAGAGAATTTCcctgtttccattttcatttttactttccctttatttgtttttttttttttttggggggggggggttcattaTGGTTTCTGTGGCGCTTGAAGTGTTTCCACATGATGTCCATGCTACAGAGGAGGGAGAGCATTGTTCTTTTCTGGTGCTGGGAGAAGACCCTCTTCGGGGAGGTTGtctgttgtcttgttgtgtttccgtggggcatgtgaaagtgcctgtggccgcggcctttaGGACAGCTGTACTGGGGAAGTGTTTAGGcattcccctttcctttctattGTCAACAACCTTACCTGTTTTTTGTTCTCAAGATTCCCTGCCTCCCAAAatccatttttcttatttaatgcTCTGCTGTTATTTCTAtttgtgtatttgtattttttaatgtatgctttacagtgttttatttactttttattgccttcttttgaagttttcaaacagtttttcctCTATAGCACCTTTAGGTTTGCTAGTGTAGCATAGTTTttacttttcagaatattttgcaaaGCAGTGAATTTTTTGTTTCCGGTTACTTTTCGGCAGTGTGTGAAGTTTGCAAATAAGTGATTAAAGGTTGTGAAGGAGTTTTcatcaaatatttttatgatttattatactttctgtattttattttcagagtgttttttcaatttgttttagaAGCCTGACTCTGTTAGGTGTGTAGGAGGGAGGGTGTGGTGGGAAGGTTTTTGTTTGATGTTAGCATTCTGTTTGATGTTCTTGGCCTGTGCCTTACATCTCGAAAGTGAAAGTGATCCTCTCTGCCGGCAGGGGTGGGAAGCAGAGCTGATGACACAGTGTGAATGTGGTTTTTCCCTAAccctttgggtttttcttttttaattaaacccAATTTCTTAATGCTTATAttgattctgtgaattctgttTGTGTTCAATGTGTGATCTCTTCTGTCATTCCTGTGGGTTAGAGTTCTTATAAACGTCTGGAGGACTCTGGCCGTAGTTGATGTGTATGTAACCTATTGAGCCAGTTGATGAAGCTTAAATCGATTAcattagtggggtttttttttttgtttggtttggtttttttgtcctTAGTTCATCCATGTGCCCTCTGGAGGGCCAAGAAGTCTCtctgctgtttaaagaaaaaagtattttttctgatgctttcttATGAGCAGGCTTGAGGTTTGAAGATAATTGGCCTGCACTCAGATTTTCTCAAGACTTTCAGGGGTGTATGTTCCTGTGTGTGTGGCTGGTGGTAGGGATAGGTGGTATTGATGaagcttcctctcccccccccccaaagggcaAGGAGAATAATTGGATTCCTTAGACCCTCTTCTCATATCCATCAGGTCCTGTTGAGATCTCTTCTCCAaatctgcttttgcatttttttcctcagaagaagaGAGAGCACTACTTTGTTCTGACAAGATTTTTGATAGAGAATTTGGCTGTGTTTTGTGAAAAATGATTCATCCCAGACTTGATACCTCCCTTAACAACAGCATCTTATAAGGGCCACTGCTGCTGGGGGGATTCCTCCTGCTGGGCCCCTgagcaatcccccccccccgccagagcACCAGCATCCTGGAGGTCTCCCAGTCCCAGGGCAACAGATGCAGCTGCTACTCTCCCAGTCgcaggttcacagaatcacagaatggccaaggttggaagggacctctggagatcatctagtccaacccccctgctcaagcagggtcttctagagcacattgcacaggatcgcgtccaggcgggttttgaatatctctagggaaggatactccactacctctctgggcaacctgctccaggttcAGCTGGGAGCGAGGCTGAGCATGTGaccctgggcccccctccccacGTCCCCGACTCACCGGCAGCCTGAAGTCTGCCAACATATTATATCCCTGCCCCAGGCTCGCCTGGTCAGGGACAATATGACCACCCCTGCCGCTGGCACATGGGCACTGTGACCCACagtccagctcctgctgccagccCCGGGACCCGCACTCCACACGCTCTGACCCCCAGCAGAAGGGAAGGGTGTATCAGGTTACAGAAAGTATCTGCAATATTAAATCTGTACCAGATTTTTTCATGTTTGGTTATGGAGGATTATGTGTAGAAAAGAAGATAGTGATATTTAGAAATGCCAGTGAGGTGGAAGGTGTTGTTAACTGAGAGAAAAGCATTTGAAGTGCCAGGGAATTTGCAGAGGTGCGTGtgaagaacagtatttttccAGCATTAGAGAATGTGTGGAAATGGGTATATTAGTTGTTAATCCATCAAGGGTTAATGCTTTAGAAATGGTGAGGGATAAGTGATGAATGTTAGGAGGAAAACAGCTTAGGAGAGTACCAGCTCCACATGTGGGCTGTTTTTTTGGTGAAGGCGAGAGCTTTTTCATGCAATCAAAGGGaagagcagactttttttttttccctccctccaaaTTGAAGACAAAAtgctggcttttttttgctggcatGTGCTGTCATCTTAAAGTGTAGACTTTCTAGGGCGAGGACTGCCCTACATTTCTGTAGGGTACCTAGAACAATGATCTAAAGGGCTCCTGTAACATAGTATAAAACAAACTTTCAATCTCAGCTGGTAACTCTTTTCTGTAGTTTCCTTTAATTAAGTTCATACTGTTTCTCTGGCtcacatttttactttttgaaagcAAAGCATGTTACAAGACTAAAACCTTTAGACTAATCTGCATTTTGTTTATGGATCTGGCCTGAGCTCAAGTCTTTGGCCCAGCGAACCTGATGTTCTACTGCTGTTCTGGGCACAATCTCACTGGAAGATGATAACTCAAAGCTGAGGGttagaaaagaaaaccttttggTTGCTGTGTTTGAGCTGAGGTGGATGGTTGGCCAGGAGTGCATCTCCTCTATGTGTTCTAGCTGAAGCCATTCTGACTTTTCAGCTGTGGAGAGGAAGAAGTATTCGCAGCCATGGAGACCATGCGGTGTTGAGAAGCTGCTCTTATCTCTGCTCAGTTGACAGTGGCCACCTCTTGGTCTGAGCTGGTGTGCAAAAGAGGATTTATTCTTGCTCGTCAGGCTCTAAACATCCTTTCCTCTAGATGGGTCAGCAGATTAAAGCAGAAGCTTGGACTTGGCTCATAAATTTACTATTAAATGATGCTATATTTGCAGTTGATGTTAAAAGTGTCACTAAAACAAGGTTTTTTGGAAGTTAGGGATCCAGCTGTGCTGTAAACTATAAGGTCAGCTTCTGCCCAAACCtcctttatttcttgctttttcaattttttatgcATGTAACAGTTGTAAGAACTGCCTAATTCTGTTATGAAGTTAACCATTAATAAATGATGTTGCCTCTCTCTAAGGATTACTATGGAATTACATTCCCTGCTCCTGCAACCTTAACAGGCAGAGATGGGAGCCTTGCTAACAATCCGTACTCAGGTGAGTGCTGTTTTGAGACGAGGATGACAACTTAGATGTAGGTCatcatgctgctgctgaaagaacaatcatttttcccctctgcGAGCAGTTTAACCCACCAGTCCAAATTAGTCAAACAGAAATGAACATCTCTCTTTCAACGCTGACAttgatttttctctgcagttttggTCAATAATTTGTATGTGACGACTCCTGGGATAAAGCTGGATAATCTTTGAGAACAAGTGCAAAATTATTGTAAGGGTTAATGAAAGTATCATCTAATGCCTTTCTCAAGCATGTACAAATATTCCATGCTTTTTTTGAAATTGAgctatctttctttcctttttttgccccTAGAATAGACCATTTCAGACCTTAATTAGCAGCTTCTCCTACTCTGCTATTTTagcatttctgtatttccatcAGGAGCTGAGTCTAGCAGGCTTTTCCCGCTCCATCCCTGAGTCTGATGAACTTAATTTCCAAAAGCATGTGGTCTAAGAACCCCTTCCTCATCTTGGCCCTTGTTCTTCAATTGTCAATCTGTATAGATGACTTTAATTCCATCCAAGATTTTCATCCTgtggttttctcctgctgctatCAGCTTACAACTTAAAATTGTAGCCATAGGTGGTGGTGTTCCTATAATGCAGCTATTAAAATTTGTCATGCTTATTGGCAGCTAACAAAAGGAATACTAGGTAGGAATGAGACAGATGTGATACGTCACCTCCCTAAAAAGAGTGAATATGCTACTTTGTAGGCTGCCAAAAAAGCAAGTGTGTTGTAGTGTTTTGCTTGGTTACTCACCTCTCTTAGGAGGCTGCTTTTGGGTTAATAACCAAATTTCCCTTCCTACTTCTTCAATAAGGTGGCCCACGATGCAAGCCTTGCTTTCCTGGCCTCCAGCTACTGTCTCCAGACCTTTGGTGGTGTGAGGAATCAGACATCTAATTACTCATGCTTGACAAATAAACAGATATTGACAAAAATATGCCCGTCATTGCCTGTAAATCCTAACTTGCTCTCCGCCCATGAAGCTTAACTAATCAGGTTAATCTTTAGGAGGGCCATGCTTTAACCCAGCAACCATTTGCTCTTTGGCTATTTACCATGGTTGTGCTTTTAGCATGCTTTATTGCAATGGTCTAACAGTGATGAA is a genomic window containing:
- the LOC138064280 gene encoding interferon-like is translated as MAAPATRHPCLRHSTPVLLLLLPALSAALRCANLRTQQSTFNWDSLQLLHAMAPSPPQPCAQHDPPFPFPDTLLAIQSPQQATAAILRVLQHLFTTLSNENTPAHWDSQAHQQLLNQLHGQIQLLQQCLPRAGADVKSQGPRNAWLTINRYFRRIQDFLRTNHHSPCAWDKVGLEARACFQCIDKLTRRMESRSAPSLQTHPRPKSILNESQKPPSHRRHLQQRQGFISTTEPSSSHGSMQPGKRA